The following coding sequences lie in one Trichoderma breve strain T069 chromosome 1, whole genome shotgun sequence genomic window:
- a CDS encoding splicing factor 3B subunit 10 (SF3b10) domain-containing protein, producing MADKLRNQQELERLQAKYIGTGHPDTSSWEWRTNIQRDTYASIVGHRPLLTYISLAENEPLTKTRAQMIRKMIQPCGPPPPRED from the exons ATG GCCGACAAGCTTCGCAACCAGCAGGAACTCGAACGTCTCCAGGCCAAATATATCGGAACTGGCCATCCGGATACCTCTAGCTGGGAGTGGCGGACGAATATCCAGCGAGATACTTATGCCTCTATCGTCGGCCACCGGCCGCTTCTCACATACATCTCGTTGGCTGAAAATGAGCCATTGACGAAGACGCGGGCTCAAATGATCAGG AAAATGATCCAGCCATGCGggcctccaccacctcgcGAAGATTGA
- a CDS encoding mitochondrial inner-membrane-bound regulator domain-containing protein translates to MLSRAVNVPRACFANRLSSSILSARATLSNRSLYSRGEWIQQRCYSSDPVIHSKEKIEALISGRISEREFKKSNKQTSKRSFKKSSSRKPWRRRKEEEIPDWGLAPLEIEASPAAQEAIERHLGEGFESELSEELREMLAEESLLKEEPVAEEPDADEWNQPEQSTSQEGAAITETDAAEPSQPRPRRGFKAKKDFHDELVQSRSVSVAALGEQIDAIMLKNPNEMKRPKRPVRRVQEDAAEATIELDTERDNMVDVKEESDEEAMRAAMKNIDDLRPVDKTILRMKDFDSLANTLLDGFTFNQLAKYFSQKRLVLLSKRDQGKQLRYPWIVKQEPWVAAKPDHWGPLRPKQRQVIMIMQIIWNLEVQEQVEGLGRTLVWLQPRIFELIASPNSAVLELLSRDFLYQSNKEKITTSFDDHRINIYARKSTIPAILSHLDETVRSIRSQKISSDIIQEHDLDEKLLRELERITKTHIAYDENNKELEISWLQKQHLASTGTESPADIALRLLLDPTAKDTQTSVHIITPSDISGIKDEAFVSHQRENRSMPWKDKLRQWSRFVTPVGQAAAPGDDASTQFPNVISDLRATKGTESVHQVTASFGHVLHGKHSQTVAAMTKHRRLLSPVLPHPASFTSIMEEDKLTTQRATIVLNFSPDPNHSFAKYDSAPPTIQLQLPVNPDSDLTGSCLPPGSALFGVAAQHINDVLLPSESLDVRMTQNHLLPLDASQEPVKEFLSQSEFNLPQGVLKTPSKAKFSIPKAWVTTAKTTRKPSKATINVPYIFMGLEIHQTVQLEFHGHTLCYNSIDAGRHGGHRQELSLQAGPPQGTDEPPFVLNEAEASHFLSLVEGVATGEYFSWHNGSQFMRETPDVGTLEDEITEDQLSSLEAEADDFEHVQSTESESLQNTEHEDGHPSTETAPEPSEDLQSPKPDAAEEPERK, encoded by the exons ATGCTTTCCAGAGCGGTGAACGTGCCGCGCGCCTGTTTTGCCAACCGCCTCTCCTCGTCGATTCTATCAGCCAGAGCTACGCTAAGCAACCGCAGCTTATACAGTCGTGGAGAATGGATCCAGCAACGATGCTACAGCTCCGACCCCGTCATTCATAGCAAAGAGAAGATAGAGGCGCTGATTTCTGGGAGAATCAGTGAGCGCGAGTTTAAGAAATCGAACAAGCAGACATCCAAGCGGTCGTTCAAAAAGTCATCCAGCCGCAAACCATGGCGCCGtcgaaaagaggaagaaatacCCGATTGGGGGCTGGCACCCTTGGAAATCGAGGCCAGTCCTGCGGCGCAAGAGGCTATAGAGCGGCATTTGGGTGAAGGATTTGAGAGTGAACTTTCAGAAGAGTTGAGAGAAATGCTTGCTGAAGAGTCGCTTCTCAAAGAGGAGCCTGTGGCAGAAGAACCTGACGCAGACGAATGGAATCAACCAGAGCAATCTACTTCTCAAGAGGGAGCTGCCATCACAGAGACTGATGCAGCCGAACCCAGCCAACCAAGACCCAGGCGTGGGTtcaaagccaagaaagaTTTCCACGATGAACTCGTGCAGTCCAGGAGCGTCTCCGTTGCCGCTCTTGGAGAGCAGATCGATGCCATCATGTTAAAGAATCCCAACGAAATGAAGAGGCCCAAGAGACCCGTACGAAGAGtccaagaagatgcagcagaagctACGATCGAGCTCGATACCGAAAGGGATAATATGGTGGACGTGAAAGAGGagagtgatgaagaggcaatgagagcggcgatgaagaataTCGATGACCTACGGCCCGTCGACAAGACGATTCTACGAATGAAGGATTTCGACTCTCTGGCTAATACCCTGCTGGACGGTTTCACATTTAACCAACTTGCAAAGTATTTTAGCCAGAAGCGCCTGGTTTTGTTGTCCAAGCGAGATCAAGGGAAGCAGTTGCGCTATCCCTGGATTGTCAAACAGGAGCCTTGGGTGGCTGCAAAGCCTGACCACTGGGGGCCGCTTAGGCCGAAGCAACGACAAGTGATCATGATTATGCAGATTATATGGAATCTAGAGGTTCAAGAGCAGGTTGAAGGCTTAGGCAGAACTCTTGTTTGGCTACAACCTCGCATCTTTGAGCTGATTGCCT CTCCTAATAGCGCCGTACTTGAGCTACTCTCCAGAGACTTTCTATATCAGTCTAATAAGGAGAAAATCACTACCAGTTTCGACGATCACCGGATCAATATTTACGCTCGAAAATCCACCATTCCcgccatcctctcccacCTTGACGAAACAGTCAGATCAATTCGGTCCCAGAAAATCTCCTCGGATATCATTCAAGAGCACGACTTAGACGAGAAGCTTCTCCGAGAGCTAGAACGAATCACCAAGACGCATATTGCTTACGATGAAAACAATAAA GAACTTGAAATCTCTTggctgcagaagcagcaccTTGCTTCCACGGGGACAGAATCTCCTGCTGATATCGCTCTGCGACTTCTATTGGATCCGACAGCAAAGGATACCCAAACCAGTGTCCATATTATCACACCATCAGACATCAGCGGTATTAAAGACGAGGCTTTTGTCAGCCATCAAAGAGAAAACAGGAGTATGCCTTGGAAAGACAAGCTTAGGCAGTGGTCAAGATTCGTCACACCagttggccaagctgccgcTCCAGGAGATGACGCTTCAACGCAATTCCCCAATGTCATTTCCGATCTCAGGGCGACAAAAGGAACCGAATCAGTCCACCAGGTTACAGCCTCTTTCGGACATGTGCTTCACGGGAAGCATTCACAGACAGTAGCTGCAATGACGAAGCATCGTCGACTGCTTTCTCCTGTTCTTCCCCATCCGGCATCGTTTACATCTatcatggaagaagacaagctTACAACACAGCGCGCGACGATTGTTCTCAACTTTTCTCCAGACCCGAATCATTCCTTCGCAAAATATGACTCCGCGCCCCCCACAATACAACTGCAACTGCCAGTGAATCCCGATAGCGACCTGACCGGCTCCTGTCTTCCCCCTGGCTCAGCCCTCTTTGGAGTTGCAGCACAGCATATCAATGACGTGCTTTTGCCCAGTGAAAGTCTAGATGTTCGCATGACACAAAACCATCTTCTGCCGCTTGATGCAAGCCAAGAGCCCGTCAAGGAATTTTTATCTCAAAGCGAGTTCAATCTCCCCCAAGGTGTTTTGAAAACACCCAGCAAAGCCAAGTTCTCAATCCCCAAAGCATGGGTGACAACGGCTAAAACAACACGCAAGCCTTCCAAGGCCACCATCAATGTACCATACATATTTATGGGATTGGAAATTCATCAAACCGTCCAACTCGAGTTCCATGGCCACACGCTTTGCTACAACAGCATTGATGCAGGCCGACACGGAGGCCACCGGCAAGAGCTTTCTCTTCAAGCCGGCCCTCCACAAGGCACAGACGAACCACCCTTTGTGCTTAATGAAGCTGAGGCGTCACACTTCCTATCTCTAGTCGAAGGAGTAGCTACTGGCGAATACTTTTCATGGCACAATGGGTCTCAGTTTATGCGAGAAACACCAGACGTTGGCACGCTCGAGGATGAGATCACAGAGGATCAATTGTCATCACtagaggctgaagctgacgaTTTTGAGCATGTTCAGAGCACGGAATCTGAATCGCTGCAAAATACTGAGCATGAAGATGGCCATCCCTCGACCGAGACAGCCCCGGAACCATCCGAGGACTTGCAATCTCCCAAACCTGACGCGGCGGAAGAGCCAGAGCGCAAATAA
- a CDS encoding elongation factor tu GTP binding domain-containing protein, with protein sequence MGKEDKTHINVVVIVRIILGAYSINHLERDRSNTVLTCYNSHVDSGKSTTTGHLIYQCGGIDRRTIEKFEKEAAELGKGSFKYAWVLDKLKAERERGITIDIALWKFETPKYYVTVIDAPGHRDFIKNMITGTSQADCAILIIAAGTGEFEAGISKDGQTREHALLAYTLGVKQLIVAINKMDTANWAEARYQEIIKETSNFIKKVGFNPKAVAFVPISGFNGDNMLQPSTNCPWYKGWEKETKAGKFTGKTLLEAIDSIEPPKRPTDKPLRLPLQDVYKIGGIGTVPVGRIETGVLKPGMVVTFAPSNVTTEVKSVEMHHEQLTEGVPGDNVGFNVKNVSVKEIRRGNVAGDSKNDPPMGAASFTAQVIVMNHPGQVGAGYAPVLDCHTAHIACKFAELQEKIDRRTGKATETAPKFIKSGDSAIVKMIPSKPMCVEAFTDYPPLGRFAVRDMRQTVAVGVIKAVDKSAATAGKVTKSAAKATKK encoded by the exons ATGGGTAAGGAGGACAAGACTCACATCAACGTGGTCGTTATCGTACGTATCATCCT GGGTGCGTATTCCATCAATCATCTTGAAAGAGATCGATCGAACACAGTACTGACTTGCTACAACAGCCACGTCGACTCCGGAAAGTCGACCACC ACCGGTCACTTGATCTACCAGTGCGGTGGTATCGACCGTCGTACCATCGAGAAGTTCGAGAAG GAAGCCGCCGAACTCGGCAAGGGTTCCTTCAAGTACGCTTGGgttcttgacaagctcaaggccgagCGTGAGCGTGGTATCACCATCGACATTGCTCTGTGGAAGTTCGAGACTCCCAAGTACTATGTCACCGTCATTG ACGCTCCCGGCCACCGTGATTTCATCAAGAACATGATCACTGGTACTTCCCAGGCTGACTGcgccattctcatcattgCCGCCGGTACTGGTGAGTTCGAGGCTGGTATCTCCAAGGATGGCCAGACTCGTGAGCACGCTCTGCTCGCCTACACCCTGGGTGTCAAGCAGCTTATCgttgccatcaacaagatggaCACTGCCAACTGGGCCGAGGCTCGTTACCAGGAAATCATCAAGGAGACTTCcaacttcatcaagaaggtCGGCTTCAACCCCAAGGCTGTTGCTTTCGTCCCCATCTCCGGTTTCAACGGTGACAACATGCTCCAGCCCTCCACCAACTGCCCCTGGTACAAGGGTTGGGAGAAGGAGACCAAGGCTGGCAAGTTCACCGGCAAGACCCTCCTTGAGGCCATCGACTCCATCGAGCCCCCCAAGCGTCCCACGGACAAGCCCCTCCGTCTTCCCCTCCAGGATGTCTACAAGATCGGTGGTATCGGAACAGTTCCCGTCGGCCGTATCGAGACTGGTGTCCTCAAGCCCGGTATGGTCGTCACCTTCGCTCCCTCCAACGTCACCACTGAAGTCAAGTCCGTCGAGATGCACCACGAGCAGCTCACCGAGGGTGTTCCCGGTGACAACGTTGGTTTCAACGTCAAGAACGTTTCCGTTAAGGAAATTCGCCGTGGTAACGTTGCCGGTGACTCCAAGAACGACCCCCCCATGGGTGCCGCTTCTTTCACCGCTCAGGTCATCGTCATGAACCACCCTGGCCAGGTCGGTGCCGGCTACGCCCCCGTTCTTGACTGCCACACTGCCCACATTGCCTGCAAGTTCGCCGAGCTCCAGGAGAAGATCGACCGCCGTACCGGTAAGGCTACCGAGACTGCCCCCAAGTTCATCAAGTCCGGTGACTCTGCCATCGTCAAGATGATTCCCTCCAAGCCCATGTGCGTTGAGGCTTTCACCGACTACCCTCCCCTGGGTCGTTTCGCCGTCCGTGACATGCGACAGACCGTCGCTGTCGGTGtcatcaaggccgtcgaCAAGTCCGCTGCCACCGCTGGCAAGGTCACCAAGtccgctgccaaggccaccaagaaATAA
- a CDS encoding MAGE family domain-containing protein gives MPPSQRRRRPVDEDGDTDEDARPRQRQHIEASEAEQDEDMSDEDAETNGASSTADDQMAKKLVRYAISCEYSRTAIKRDGIKDRVLGKQGRSFRRIFELAQTQLRTVWGMELRELPVREKMTLHEKRQAMKSNAQPKTGSGAYILSSTLPEVYRSASILKPSKVPSAEQEATYSAFYTLIVSLIWLNGGELSEQKLQRYLMRLNADRMLASERTELAMKRIERQGYVIKKVDRPPVGYEGDQTITWHVGPRAKEEIGLDGVIGLVQEVYGHPEDETFDKKLRSSLGIKSRPLAEGGEDYNDAGMTNGA, from the exons ATGCCGCCCTCACAAAGGAGACGTCGTCCG GtagatgaggatggagacACGGACGAGGATGCCCGTCCTCGACAGCGCCAACACATCGAGGCCTCGGAAGCCGAGCAAGACGAAGATATGtccgatgaagatgcagaaaCGAACGGTGCCTCCTCGACTGCCGATGATcagatggccaagaagctaGTTCGATATGCAATCTCATGCGAGTATTCAAGAACGGCGATAAAGAGAGACGGAATCAAGGATCGAG TACTCGGAAAGCAAGGTCGTTCATTCAGAAGGATATTCGAGTTGGCACAAACACAACTGAGAACAGTCTGGGGTATGGAGCTGCGCGAGTTACCCGTCCGGGAAAAAATGACACTTCATGAAAAGAGACAAG CTATGAAGTCGAACGCACAGCCAAAGACCGGGTCGGGTGCCTATATCCTATCTTCAACATTGCCAGAAGTATACCGAAGCGCATCGATCCTTAAGCCATCCAAGGTCCCAAGCGCGGAGCAGGAAGCAACATATTCTGCATTCTACACGTTGATCGTTTCGTTGATATGGCTGAACGGCGGGGAGCTCAgcgagcagaagctgcagagatACCTCATGCGGCTCAATGCCGATCGAATGTTGGCAAGCGAGAGAACGGAACTAGCGATGAAGCGCATAGAGAGACAAGGATATGTGATCAAAAAGGTAGATCGGCCGCCAGTCGGTTACGAGGGCGACCAAACCATCACATGGCATGTCGGCCCCCGAGCGAAGGAAGAAATTGGACTGGATGGTGTCATTGGGTTGGTGCAAGAGGTCTATGGCCACCCTGAGGATGAGACCTTTGACAAGAAGCTTCGATCGAGTTTGGGTATTAAGAGTAGACCACTCGCAGAAGGAGGGGAGGATTATAACGATGCCGGTATGACAAACGGGGCGTAG
- a CDS encoding major facilitator superfamily domain-containing protein, whose amino-acid sequence MVAVEPATRKRVLRVIIVSLLLDLISFTFILPLFPKLLEFYRDREAPNLIHHDASHATLLQQVLGGLNAYKASFSRPIDSRYDIVLLGGALGSLFSLLQAIASPMIGHFSDRYGRRYALLASMCGNMVSVLLWVVAVDFRTFVASRVVGGLSEGNVQLATAMASDISDESTRGSTMAIIGACFSVAFTFGPGLGAWLSTVATAWANPFAVAAGFSLVLISVETLYLYFCLPETLPSLVGGVAAKANAPGKKDGETKEVTRTNSRFLLYATHFVFLLFFSGMETSLSFMTYDLFQFTSGKNGRLLGYIGLVASVFQGGITRRLTPLLSVRIGTIACLTAFILLSRLSTLGGLYAAATCLAITSATVVTGLNALSSFEANEHERGSKLGIMRSWGQLGRGLGPIVFTSVYWWAGREYAYTMGSMGALVVVTIAFLGLKAPKGMTAPKATGKKSP is encoded by the exons ATGGTAGCCGTCGAGCCTGCTACGCGGAAGCGTGTGCTTCGGGTTATCATCGTGTCCCTTCTTCTAGATTTG ATATCGTTCACGTTTATCCTCCCACTGTTCCCCAAGCTCTTGGAGTTCTATCGGGATCGCGAGGCTCCCAACCTGATCCACCATGACGCTTCTCATGCCACTCTCCTCCAACAGGTCCTCGGAGGGCTGAATGCATACAAGGCGTCCTTCTCTCGACCCATCGATTCCCGATATGACATTGTCCTTCTCGGTGGAGCACTGGGGTCCTTGTTTTC CCTCCTGCAAGCCATCGCGTCTCCCATGATCGGTCACTTTTCTGACCGCTACGGCCGTCGCTATGCGCTGCTTGCATCCATGTGTGGAAACATGGTGTCTGTGCTCCTATGGGTTGTGGCAGTCGACTTCCGCACCTTTGTAGCCAGCCGTGTTGTGGGTGGCCTTTCCGAGGGCAATGTTCAGCTTGCTACCGCCATGGCTAGCGATATCTCCGATGAAAGCACACGAGGATCCACCATGGCAATCATCGGCGCATGTTTCTCGGTTGCCTTTACCTTTGGGCCAGGCCTAGGGGCATGGTTGAGCACGGTTGCCACTGCATGGGCGAATCCTTTTGCAGTGGCAGCAGGATTCAGTCTGGTCTTGATCTCCGTCGAGAcgctgtacctgtacttttGCTTGCCAGAaactctgccatctttggtTGGTGGTGTGGCAGCCAAGGCAAACGCGCCCGGcaagaaggatggagagaCCAAGGAAGTGACGCGGACGAACTCACGCTTCCTGCTTTATGCAACCCATTTTGTGTTTCTGCTGTTCTTCTCAGGAATGGAGACGTCCCTATCCTTTATGACGTATGATTTGTTCCAGTTCACCTCTGGGAAGAATGGTAGGCTGCTTGGATACATTGGCCTGGTAGCTTCTGTGTTCCAGGGAGGCATCACTCGCCGACTGACCCCCCTTTTGTCCGTACGTATCGGCACCATCGCCTGTCTCACAGCCTTTATTCTCCTCAGCCGTCTTTCCACCCTTGGAGGCCTATATGCCGCAGCGACCTGTCTCGCCATCACATCAGCGACAGTTGTGACGGGCCTCAACGCTCTTAGCAGCTTCGAAGCCAACGAGCACGAACGCGGAAGCAAGCTAGGCATCATGCGGAGCTGGGGCCAGCTGGGTCGTGGATTGGGACCGATTGTATTCACAAGCGTATACTGGTGGGCAGGGAGAGAGTATGCGTACACCATGGGTTCCATGGGTGCCCTTGTCGTTGTCACAATCGCATTTCTGGGTTTGAAGGCTCCCAAGGGAATGACTGCACCAAAGGCGACTGGAAAGAAGAGTCCGTAG